One window of the Coffea arabica cultivar ET-39 unplaced genomic scaffold, Coffea Arabica ET-39 HiFi ptg000062l, whole genome shotgun sequence genome contains the following:
- the LOC113735536 gene encoding transcription factor MYB12-like has protein sequence MGRAPCCEKVGIKRGRWTAEEDEILTKYIQANGEGSWRSLPKNAGLLRCGKSCRLRWINYLRSDLKRGNITAEEEELIINLHASLGNRWSLIAGHMPGRTDNEIKNYWNSHLSRQLHKFKKPDSESSVPPGPLQPAAEVMDLVVEHGGGEVSKKRKGSRTNGSNVRKNRRSTNPSQPKELAGPAAATVQMPRTPTLEEENLSSAVSLEEGGTSKFVVSSSLMTDACPKRERRQNLASTGTTSDECTPEVGETKSSVMLQPEGGLMTSGSDGAVGLDSGMLCLDEMMNIGDPDGILTFHGNTSTKETCSETAATNVERRCDNMDPGCYTTRASSIVDDQEETDKLGKMDVSKGRNQIGCTSPAHEDHHDGKLDDWDDWQWDEPVVQNNLTTLPGEEADLLSWLWDSDNNNNYLNSSGNFDDGAGMDDEKHNAMVAWLLS, from the exons ATGGGAAGAGCCCCTTGCTGTGAGAAAGTGGGCATAAAGAGAGGGAGGTGGACGGCTGAAGAAGATGAAATCTTGACCAAGTACATTCAAGCCAACGGAGAAGGTTCCTGGAGGTCACTACCAAAGAATGCAG GACTGCTTAGATGTGGGAAGAGTTGCAGATTGAGATGGATCAACTACTTGAGGTCTGACTTGAAGCGAGGCAATATAACTGCAGAAGAGGAAGAACTGATAATTAATCTGCATGCATCTCTCGGTAACAG GTGGTCTTTGATTGCGGGACACATGCCAGGTAGAACAGACAATGAGATTAAGAACTACTGGAACTCTCATTTGAGCAGACAACTCCACAAATTCAAGAAGCCAGATAGCGAAAGTAGTGTACCACCAGGTCCGCTGCAACCAGCGGCAGAGGTGATGGACTTAGTAGTTGAGCATGGAGGCGGTGAAGTATCGAAGAAGCGAAAAGGCAGTCGAACGAATGGATCCAACGTGAGGAAGAACAGAAGGAGCACTAATCCATCGCAACCAAAAGAATTAGCGGGACCTGCTGCTGCAACGGTTCAAATGCcccgtactccaactcttgagGAAGAGAATCTGTCTAGTGCAGTCTCTTTGGAAGAGGGAGGCACGAGTAAATTCGTGGTGTCTAGTAGTCTTATGACGGACGCATGCCCTAAACGAGAAAGAAGACAAAATTTGGCAAGCACTGGTACTACTAGCGACGAATGCACCCCTGAAGTGGGAGAAACCAAGAGCAGCGTGATGTTGCAGCCTGAAGGTGGATTGATGACAAGCGGTAGTGATGGAGCTGTGGGGCTGGACAGCGGGATGTTGTGTCTTGATGAGATGATGAATATTGGGGATCCTGATGGGATTTTGACGTTTCACGGAAATACGAGTACAAAAGAAACGTGTAGTGAAACGGCAGCCACTAACGTGGAGCGACGATGCGATAATATGGACCCGGGCTGCTACACTACAAGAGCATCAAGTATTGTCGATGATCAGGAGGAAACTGATAAGTTGGGAAAAATGGACGTTTCAAAAGGAAGGAATCAGATCGGCTGCACTTCTCCAGCTCATGAAGATCATCACGACGGAAAGCTTGATGACTGGGATGATTGGCAATGGGATGAACCTGTAGTCCAAAACAATCTCACCACATTACCAGGGGAGGAAGCAGACTTGCTGTCGTGGCTCTGGGATTCTGACAACAACAACAACTACCTGAATTCAAGTGGGAATTTTGACGATGGAGCTGGAATGGACGATGAAAAGCACAATGCTATGGTTGCCTGGCTTCTCTCTTGA